The following are encoded in a window of Longimicrobium sp. genomic DNA:
- the tgt gene encoding tRNA guanosine(34) transglycosylase Tgt, which translates to MFEFQIHATEGAARTGTLTLPHGQVQTPVFMPVGTQATVKTLTPTEVAGLGAQIILGNTYHLYLRPGHDLVREMGGLHRFQGWDGPILTDSGGFQVFSLSDINTIEEEGVTFQSHIDGSRHLFTPERVMEIERALGADIIMAFDQCPPGQSSREVATEAYERTLRWLERCRRRFGELPGEDPEGPVQTLFPIVQGGVYEDLRRESARATLSAGDWHGIAIGGLSVGEPKPKMHAMLEAVQPELPPGLPRYLMGVGYPDDLLEAIARGVDMFDCVAPTRNGRNGAVWIAGEGQANIKQHRFRADPGPLDPECDCYTCRTYTRAYLRHLFVAGEGLSMRLLSIHNLRFLVRLAETSRERIAAGDFTSWSRAWLDRFHAGKAARANA; encoded by the coding sequence CTGTTCGAGTTCCAGATCCACGCGACCGAAGGCGCCGCGCGTACGGGCACGCTCACGCTGCCCCACGGGCAGGTGCAGACGCCCGTGTTCATGCCCGTCGGCACGCAGGCGACGGTCAAGACGCTGACGCCCACCGAGGTGGCGGGGCTAGGCGCGCAGATCATCCTGGGCAACACCTACCACCTGTACCTGCGCCCCGGGCACGACCTGGTGCGCGAGATGGGCGGCCTTCACCGCTTCCAGGGGTGGGACGGGCCGATCCTGACGGACTCGGGCGGGTTCCAGGTGTTCTCTCTTTCCGACATCAACACGATCGAGGAAGAGGGCGTCACCTTCCAGAGCCACATCGACGGCTCGCGCCACCTGTTCACCCCCGAGCGGGTGATGGAGATCGAGCGGGCGCTGGGGGCCGACATCATCATGGCCTTCGACCAGTGCCCGCCGGGACAGTCGTCGCGCGAGGTGGCGACAGAGGCGTACGAGCGCACCCTGCGCTGGCTGGAACGCTGCCGCCGCCGCTTCGGCGAGCTGCCGGGCGAGGACCCGGAAGGCCCGGTGCAGACACTGTTTCCCATCGTGCAGGGTGGGGTGTACGAGGACCTGCGGCGCGAATCGGCGCGGGCCACGCTTTCGGCGGGCGACTGGCACGGCATCGCCATCGGCGGGCTGTCGGTGGGCGAGCCCAAGCCGAAGATGCACGCCATGCTCGAGGCCGTGCAGCCGGAGCTTCCGCCCGGGCTGCCGCGCTACCTGATGGGCGTGGGCTACCCGGACGACCTTCTGGAGGCGATCGCCCGGGGCGTGGACATGTTCGACTGCGTGGCGCCCACCCGGAACGGGCGCAACGGCGCGGTGTGGATCGCGGGCGAGGGGCAGGCGAACATCAAGCAGCACCGCTTTCGCGCCGACCCGGGGCCGCTGGATCCCGAGTGCGACTGCTACACCTGCCGCACCTACACGCGGGCGTACCTGCGCCACCTGTTCGTGGCGGGCGAGGGGCTGAGCATGCGGCTGCTCTCCATCCACAACCTGCGGTTCCTGGTGCGGCTGGCGGAAACGTCGCGCGAACGGATCGCGGCGGGCGACTTCACCTCGTGGAGCCGCGCCTGGCTGGACCGCTTTCACGCGGGCAAGGCGGCCCGCGCCAACGCCTGA